ATTGTCCTTTTACACCTGCCGTCCAGATGAGGTTTCTTGCTAAAATCTTCTTTCCGCTATTCGTAGTAACCTCTGAACCGTCATAATCACTTACCGACTCGTTGAATAGTACTTTTACATTTAAGTCTTTCAGATACTTTAAAGTTTTTGATGATGCTTTGTCTGACATTGTGCTTAACAACTCGTCAATAGCTTCTATCAAATAAATGTTCATTATGGAAGCAGGGTATTCTGGATAATCCTTCTGTAGAATGTATTTGCAAAATTCAGCCAAAGCTCCTGCCATTTCTACGCCAGCGGGACCACCTCCAACAATAACGAAATTTGTTAGGGAATCACGTTCATCATCATCGCAGGTAATGGCTGCTTGTTCTAAGTTTTGCAGCATCATATGGCGAATGTTGAGGGAATCACGAATATCCTTCATCCCTAAGCTGTTTTGGGCTACGGAATCCATTCCGAAAAAATTTGTGGTCGTACCAGTTGCAAGTACCAGATAGTCGTAGTGGACTTTTCCTTTGGTAGTTGTTAATGTATTTGATGAGGGTTGAATTTCCTCGACTTCCGCCAAGCGGAACACTACATTTTTATATCCCTTAAATTGTTTTCTAAATGGAAACACAATGCTGTCTGGCTCCAAAGCACTCGTTGCCACTTGATAGAATAAAGGTTGAAATTGATGGAAGTTGTTTTTATCGAACAATACAACTTGTACTTCTTTATGTTTCAATTTTTCTACCAATGCCAGACCAGCAAAACCACCACCAATGATAACTACGCGAGGTAGGTCAGAATCTGGAAGGCAGATATTATCCGTTACCTTGCAGGCAGATGACATTATTTTCTTATGTGTGTGGCTATCTTTCATTTGTTAGTTGTTCATATTTCATTCACCCTTTATCTTTATCTCTTGCAATAAGTACCGAGCACTTGGCGTGGGTGGCTAAATATTGGGAAACAGAGCCTAAAAGTAAGCGCGACAACGCACCTTGACCTTGAGAGCCCACTACAATTAAATCTGCTTTCCAATCCTCGGCTTTTTCGAGGATGGCACTTTTGGGTAGTCCGCTCACAACGATAGTAGTTATGTTAAGAGCTTTGTTTTTGCTCTTTAGAACATCGCTGGCTTCCGAAACAATTTTATTACCTATTGTTTTAGCGCCACTTATGAAATCTTCGTAGTAGTTGTTCAAGCTTCCACCTGTGGCCATTAATTCTGGGCCAATCATAGTGGGAAACTCATATACAGTTATGATGCAGATTTCAGCATATGATGGTAATATCATTTTATTGATTTCATCTACAGCAGCTTTGCTAAAGTCTGAACCGTCTACTGCCAATAGTATTTTCATAATTTGAATGTTTTAGTTGGTTAAAATTCCTTTCGGTTTTATAAGTCTTCTCCAATACAAGTGTTCATATAATCCAGACCAGTACATACCAAAGGTGAAGGCGAACAGTAGTTCTTCTATGGGTACACCCAAGAAAAGAATATGGGTCAGGTTGTCAAGATTCCAGTACAGCTCCACATATTGAGGATAAAACGGAAGGATACTTCCGAAATAAATGAAGTACAGTACTGTAAACAAGATTCCTCCGACCCAAATCTTCTTATTTAAATCTGGAC
This genomic interval from Nonlabens spongiae contains the following:
- a CDS encoding universal stress protein, with the translated sequence MKILLAVDGSDFSKAAVDEINKMILPSYAEICIITVYEFPTMIGPELMATGGSLNNYYEDFISGAKTIGNKIVSEASDVLKSKNKALNITTIVVSGLPKSAILEKAEDWKADLIVVGSQGQGALSRLLLGSVSQYLATHAKCSVLIARDKDKG
- a CDS encoding NAD(P)/FAD-dependent oxidoreductase, which encodes MKDSHTHKKIMSSACKVTDNICLPDSDLPRVVIIGGGFAGLALVEKLKHKEVQVVLFDKNNFHQFQPLFYQVATSALEPDSIVFPFRKQFKGYKNVVFRLAEVEEIQPSSNTLTTTKGKVHYDYLVLATGTTTNFFGMDSVAQNSLGMKDIRDSLNIRHMMLQNLEQAAITCDDDERDSLTNFVIVGGGPAGVEMAGALAEFCKYILQKDYPEYPASIMNIYLIEAIDELLSTMSDKASSKTLKYLKDLNVKVLFNESVSDYDGSEVTTNSGKKILARNLIWTAGVKGQFPKGIDEKHVVRGNRLKTDSFLMVEGCKNIFAVGDIAAMITTDTPKGHPQVAQTAIQQGKYLGNVLLKIIKGEGAKPFEYKDKGSLATVGKRKAVADLGKFKFAGYFAWLLWSIVHLLSISGFRNRLMVGFNWAVSYFTYEKSNRLIIRNFKHKSLVDNTEE